Proteins from one Ipomoea triloba cultivar NCNSP0323 chromosome 1, ASM357664v1 genomic window:
- the LOC116020983 gene encoding glucan endo-1,3-beta-glucosidase isoform X1: MAKTAAAFSLLLLLLSFLSVGGTFALKNQQKTWCVAKPSSDETTLKNNINYACSNVDCKILQKGCSCFYPDNFINHASIAMNLYYQANGRNYWNCHFGGSGLIVLTDPSYGSCYYA, encoded by the exons ATGGCTAAAACTGCCGCAGCTTTCTCCCTTCTCCTCTTGCTTCTGTCCTTCCtctcag TAGGTGGGACCTTCGCACTAAAGAATCAACAG AAAACATGGTGTGTGGCTAAGCCTTCATCAGATGAGACAACCttaaagaacaacataaactaTGCTTGCTCCAATGTGGATTGTAAGATATTGCAAAAGGGATGCTCTTGCTTCTACCCTGACAACTTCATCAACCATGCTTCCATAGCAATGAACCTTTACTATCAAGCCAATGGAAGGAACTACTGGAATTGCCACTTTGGTGGTTCTGGTCTTATTGTCTTGACTGATCCTA GTTATGGAAGCTGCTATTATGCATGA
- the LOC116020983 gene encoding glucan endo-1,3-beta-glucosidase isoform X2: protein MAKTAAAFSLLLLLLSFLSGGTFALKNQQKTWCVAKPSSDETTLKNNINYACSNVDCKILQKGCSCFYPDNFINHASIAMNLYYQANGRNYWNCHFGGSGLIVLTDPSYGSCYYA, encoded by the exons ATGGCTAAAACTGCCGCAGCTTTCTCCCTTCTCCTCTTGCTTCTGTCCTTCCtctcag GTGGGACCTTCGCACTAAAGAATCAACAG AAAACATGGTGTGTGGCTAAGCCTTCATCAGATGAGACAACCttaaagaacaacataaactaTGCTTGCTCCAATGTGGATTGTAAGATATTGCAAAAGGGATGCTCTTGCTTCTACCCTGACAACTTCATCAACCATGCTTCCATAGCAATGAACCTTTACTATCAAGCCAATGGAAGGAACTACTGGAATTGCCACTTTGGTGGTTCTGGTCTTATTGTCTTGACTGATCCTA GTTATGGAAGCTGCTATTATGCATGA